Proteins found in one Pectobacterium atrosepticum genomic segment:
- a CDS encoding ArgP/LysG family DNA-binding transcriptional regulator — MHLNYPCLKAFMEIVRSGSFEVAARKLHVTPSAISQRIKQLEDQLGQVLIVRGNPCRATPTGQALLRHAEQIDMLESELFSTLEMPARQSISVAVNADSIDGWFLDAMEDVCHQSGILLDILVEDQEHSATLLREGRVMAAVSASPEPIQGCGVEYLGTMRYRAYCSQIFHDTYFADGINADSLQKAPLLIFNNKDRLQSLFIESLVPEVIEPPQQFVPSTAAFVGAIFRGLGWGMIPEHMASPHKEKGELVQLQIGNPIDIRLYWHRWNIRSVPLEALSQSVRAAAVRHLFQSSEPGC; from the coding sequence ATGCACCTGAATTACCCTTGCCTGAAAGCGTTCATGGAGATCGTCCGTAGCGGCAGTTTTGAGGTTGCGGCCCGTAAGCTTCACGTCACGCCGTCTGCCATCAGCCAGCGTATCAAGCAGTTGGAAGATCAGCTTGGTCAGGTACTGATCGTAAGAGGCAATCCCTGTCGTGCAACGCCAACGGGACAAGCGCTACTTCGACACGCAGAACAGATAGATATGTTGGAGAGTGAGCTCTTCAGCACGCTTGAAATGCCAGCTAGACAAAGTATCTCAGTGGCTGTAAATGCGGACTCTATAGATGGATGGTTTCTGGATGCGATGGAGGATGTCTGTCACCAATCCGGTATTTTGCTCGACATCCTCGTTGAGGATCAGGAGCATTCAGCGACCTTGTTGCGTGAAGGTCGGGTAATGGCCGCTGTCAGTGCCAGCCCGGAGCCGATTCAAGGATGCGGCGTAGAATATTTGGGAACGATGCGCTATCGCGCCTATTGTTCACAGATTTTTCACGATACGTACTTTGCTGACGGCATTAATGCAGACAGTTTGCAAAAAGCGCCGCTCCTGATATTTAACAATAAAGACAGGCTACAGTCCTTATTCATTGAATCGCTGGTTCCTGAAGTGATTGAACCGCCTCAGCAATTTGTCCCTTCAACCGCAGCCTTTGTCGGCGCCATTTTCAGAGGGTTAGGGTGGGGGATGATCCCTGAACATATGGCATCACCTCATAAAGAAAAAGGCGAGCTGGTGCAGTTGCAAATCGGGAACCCGATAGATATCCGCCTGTACTGGCACCGGTGGAATATCCGCTCTGTGCCGCTGGAAGCATTAAGTCAGAGCGTGCGAGCAGCGGCCGTTAGGCATCTTTTTCAATCATCCGAGCCGGGATGCTAG
- a CDS encoding cytochrome B562 — protein MNRMTKICFSVLLAGSLLTPVLANATVSEDMRGMQKSYTAATKADDAATLKTALSTFREHVEHAKTQVPPDFAKQPADGPDRKAYVEGLDKILQKVDSAQALADAGKVSEAKAALAEINTLKGEYHSKLRG, from the coding sequence ATGAATAGAATGACCAAGATCTGTTTTTCTGTACTGCTGGCCGGGAGTTTGCTGACACCGGTTTTAGCGAATGCAACCGTGTCGGAAGACATGCGCGGTATGCAAAAAAGTTATACCGCGGCGACGAAAGCGGACGATGCTGCAACGTTGAAAACCGCGCTGAGCACATTCCGCGAACACGTCGAGCATGCTAAAACGCAAGTGCCGCCTGATTTCGCCAAGCAACCTGCAGACGGCCCAGATAGAAAAGCCTATGTGGAAGGCTTGGATAAGATTTTGCAAAAAGTCGATAGCGCACAGGCTCTGGCGGATGCCGGTAAAGTGAGCGAAGCCAAAGCAGCATTAGCAGAAATCAATACGTTGAAGGGTGAATACCACAGTAAATTGAGAGGCTAA
- a CDS encoding TetR family transcriptional regulator: protein MMSPSHDAAHDGKNTQHRILEAALEVILDHGVRGATYRKIAQQAGLSPGTLTYRYSSIELLLNNAFVYMVDGISQAFRVRLKQAKDIDSAREAVVDLICGDIWATPRHLTLSFELYALASRKEEYRLILQEWMTRSRKSLHLHFNIATACSLDAMIEGYTIHNYLNDDAVSREDILNTVIKLTS from the coding sequence ATGATGTCACCATCACACGATGCAGCGCATGATGGCAAAAATACACAACACAGAATTCTTGAGGCTGCGCTGGAAGTCATTCTGGACCATGGCGTGCGGGGGGCAACCTACCGGAAAATTGCGCAACAGGCTGGGCTTTCTCCGGGGACGCTGACCTATCGCTATAGCAGCATTGAATTGCTGCTCAACAACGCGTTCGTCTATATGGTTGATGGCATCTCACAGGCATTCCGTGTCCGCCTCAAGCAGGCAAAGGATATCGACAGCGCACGTGAAGCGGTGGTTGATCTGATCTGTGGCGATATCTGGGCGACGCCACGTCATCTGACATTAAGCTTTGAGCTGTACGCGCTGGCATCACGTAAAGAAGAGTATCGGCTGATATTGCAGGAGTGGATGACGCGCAGTAGAAAATCACTTCACCTTCATTTCAACATTGCGACCGCGTGCTCACTGGATGCGATGATTGAAGGATATACGATCCATAACTATCTCAATGATGACGCAGTTAGCCGCGAAGACATTCTCAATACGGTGATAAAACTGACATCCTGA
- a CDS encoding OsmC family peroxiredoxin has product MTIHKKGQAHWEGDIKQGKGTVSTESGALQQQPYGFNTRFEGKPGTNPEELIGAAHAACFSMALSLMLGEEGHKPESIDTTADVSLDKVDGGFAITKIALHSTVKLPGIDEATFDKIIQKAKAGCPVSKVLKAEITLDYQLN; this is encoded by the coding sequence ATGACCATTCATAAGAAAGGGCAAGCGCATTGGGAAGGTGATATCAAGCAGGGAAAGGGCACGGTTTCAACGGAAAGCGGGGCATTGCAGCAGCAACCTTACGGCTTCAATACCCGTTTCGAGGGTAAGCCCGGTACGAACCCAGAAGAGTTGATTGGTGCGGCGCATGCGGCCTGTTTCTCTATGGCGCTATCGCTGATGTTGGGCGAAGAAGGCCATAAACCTGAGTCAATTGATACGACTGCGGATGTCTCACTGGATAAAGTCGATGGTGGATTCGCGATCACCAAGATCGCCCTTCACAGCACGGTGAAGCTACCGGGGATTGATGAAGCCACGTTCGATAAGATTATCCAAAAAGCGAAGGCAGGCTGCCCAGTGTCAAAAGTACTTAAGGCCGAAATTACGCTGGATTATCAGTTGAACTAA
- a CDS encoding alpha/beta hydrolase, translating into MFRNHEIMMSGNIYLPKGFSEDQKYAAIVVVHPGGGVKEQTAGLYALKLAEAGFVTLAFDASHQGASGGLPRFLDDPMKRVGDFYSAVDYLTTLPYVDTARIGALGVCAGSGITVKAAMTERRIKVLATVSAVDVGAATRKGWEGNTNESELIQTLDAVAKQRSAEAAGGAPVYVNYVPKIGDTTAPRDLQEAADYYLTARGRYPTSTNQMLMTSISTLASFTGFEGADIYITQPLLMIAGSKAGSLWHSQQLHTSAASEQKELYIIPGATHMDLYDGKGATTAAKKLAPFFKKNLV; encoded by the coding sequence ATGTTCAGGAATCACGAGATTATGATGTCGGGTAACATCTATCTTCCCAAAGGTTTCAGCGAAGATCAAAAGTATGCTGCAATCGTCGTGGTACACCCCGGCGGAGGCGTAAAAGAGCAGACGGCGGGTCTGTACGCACTCAAGTTGGCGGAAGCTGGCTTTGTTACGCTTGCCTTTGATGCGTCACATCAGGGGGCCAGTGGCGGTTTGCCTCGTTTTCTTGATGACCCTATGAAACGTGTCGGTGATTTCTACAGTGCTGTCGATTACCTGACTACGCTGCCTTATGTTGATACCGCACGCATCGGCGCACTGGGAGTTTGTGCGGGTAGTGGTATTACCGTGAAAGCCGCCATGACCGAACGACGTATTAAAGTGCTGGCAACAGTCAGTGCGGTAGATGTGGGTGCAGCAACCCGGAAGGGCTGGGAGGGTAATACGAATGAGTCTGAACTTATTCAGACTCTGGACGCTGTCGCTAAGCAGCGCTCGGCAGAAGCCGCGGGGGGAGCCCCCGTCTATGTCAACTATGTACCTAAAATCGGGGACACTACTGCACCTCGTGATCTTCAGGAAGCCGCTGATTACTATTTGACAGCCCGCGGTAGATACCCGACATCAACCAATCAGATGTTAATGACCAGTATCAGCACTCTGGCGTCCTTTACTGGATTTGAAGGCGCGGATATTTACATCACACAACCCCTCCTGATGATAGCCGGTAGCAAAGCAGGGTCACTCTGGCATAGCCAGCAACTGCATACCAGTGCTGCCTCAGAGCAAAAAGAACTCTATATCATCCCGGGTGCGACGCACATGGATCTCTACGATGGCAAGGGTGCAACTACCGCGGCTAAAAAGCTGGCCCCGTTCTTCAAGAAAAATCTCGTATAA
- a CDS encoding GNAT family N-acetyltransferase: protein MVNLTDMTESDYPDYRQFFILEYAQDLQESRGYDAEKARAIATQSIDIALPQGIHTPANKLWCIHSLDGGGVIGYLWVILNGNSAWISDFCLLPAWRGCGFGKASLAAMDVAVAALGISEIGLRVATSNSVAKALYEKQGFQITGFNMHKSLESDSSSDCG from the coding sequence ATGGTAAACTTAACGGATATGACCGAGTCGGATTATCCCGACTATCGTCAGTTCTTTATTCTTGAATATGCTCAGGATTTACAAGAGTCTCGGGGATATGACGCGGAAAAGGCGAGGGCGATCGCAACGCAATCCATCGATATTGCGTTGCCGCAAGGCATCCATACGCCAGCCAATAAATTATGGTGCATTCATTCTTTAGACGGCGGCGGCGTCATCGGCTATTTGTGGGTGATTCTGAACGGAAATTCTGCCTGGATATCTGATTTTTGCCTTCTGCCCGCGTGGCGTGGCTGCGGATTCGGTAAAGCTTCACTAGCAGCGATGGACGTTGCGGTCGCTGCATTAGGCATCAGCGAAATCGGGCTGAGAGTGGCTACGAGTAACTCGGTCGCGAAGGCGTTATATGAAAAACAGGGATTCCAGATTACCGGTTTTAATATGCACAAAAGTCTGGAATCAGACTCATCGTCAGACTGCGGCTAA
- a CDS encoding methyl-accepting chemotaxis protein — protein MAKQLIQKKTMSTRAQVLLTGAFTIALGFAVTIGVLSWQSSSEQKSLAERYLQQIAQSEALRIQQELNYARDVAHNLGQGLAALPSAGIKDRAVVDKMMEYALRDNPEYLSISVIFEENVFDGRDAEFADQPGQAPKGRYAWFVDRDQAGNYAMHPLLSYLTPGQGDYYLLPQKSQKDTLIEPYTYAYNGVPTLLTSVAAPIVSQGKLWGVVTSDISLASLQQKINQIKPWEGGGYAMLLSSAGKVISYPDKSQTSKAWQGPTDNFTSSVVQHDDAILGEQALVTWQPVTIGNSTEKWYLGIVVPVSQVMAASERQLINAVIMMVISILLVSALLGWVFSRKVLKPIGGEPLEAATIALSVAEGRLSNVIDVKANDRSSLFFALNTMQSQLRQVVGQIKDASDSVRQGAAEIASGNLNLASRTEQQAAALEQTAASMEEITATVKHNANNAHQATTLTENATKIALRGESLVSQVVQTMSQIDDSAKKIGDITAMINSIAFQTNILALNAAVEAARAGEQGRGFAVVASEVRSLAQRSASAVKEIAALIEESSQRVESGVKLVNDAGKTMQDMTHAVNSVQSIIGEIVTASDEQAKGISQVTIAVNEMDGVTQQNSALVQQMSAAASSLEDQSMLLAQTIEHFRLEQQHALPHALLR, from the coding sequence ATGGCCAAACAATTAATACAAAAAAAGACAATGAGCACCCGCGCCCAGGTATTGCTAACTGGCGCATTCACCATCGCACTCGGTTTTGCTGTCACCATCGGCGTGCTCAGCTGGCAGTCTAGTAGTGAACAAAAGTCTTTGGCCGAACGCTATTTACAGCAAATAGCTCAAAGCGAAGCCCTGAGAATTCAGCAGGAACTCAACTACGCACGTGATGTAGCGCATAACCTCGGGCAAGGGCTGGCTGCTTTGCCATCCGCAGGCATTAAAGACCGCGCAGTGGTCGATAAAATGATGGAATATGCTCTGCGGGATAACCCGGAATACCTTTCGATTTCAGTCATTTTTGAAGAGAACGTGTTTGACGGACGTGATGCCGAGTTTGCCGATCAACCGGGTCAGGCGCCGAAAGGTCGCTATGCCTGGTTTGTTGACCGCGATCAGGCAGGTAATTACGCCATGCATCCTCTGCTTTCCTACCTGACTCCCGGCCAAGGCGATTACTATCTGCTGCCGCAAAAGAGCCAGAAAGATACGCTAATCGAACCCTACACCTATGCTTACAACGGCGTTCCGACGCTGCTGACATCAGTCGCCGCACCGATTGTTAGTCAGGGGAAACTGTGGGGTGTCGTCACTTCAGACATTTCTCTTGCGTCATTGCAGCAAAAAATTAACCAGATTAAACCCTGGGAAGGCGGTGGCTACGCGATGTTGTTATCCAGCGCGGGTAAAGTCATCTCTTATCCTGACAAATCTCAGACGAGCAAAGCTTGGCAAGGACCGACGGACAATTTCACCTCTTCTGTGGTACAGCACGACGATGCGATTCTGGGCGAGCAAGCGCTGGTTACTTGGCAGCCCGTCACCATTGGCAACAGCACAGAGAAATGGTATCTCGGGATTGTTGTGCCCGTGAGTCAAGTGATGGCCGCGTCTGAGCGCCAGTTGATTAATGCCGTCATCATGATGGTGATCAGCATTCTGTTGGTGAGCGCGCTGCTGGGCTGGGTATTCAGCCGCAAAGTGCTTAAACCGATTGGCGGCGAGCCACTTGAAGCCGCAACCATTGCACTGTCTGTTGCGGAAGGACGATTGAGTAATGTGATTGACGTGAAAGCCAACGATCGCAGCAGCCTGTTCTTCGCGCTGAATACGATGCAATCACAGCTGCGTCAGGTGGTGGGACAGATCAAAGACGCCAGTGATTCCGTGCGACAAGGCGCTGCGGAAATTGCCAGCGGTAACCTCAACCTCGCTTCGCGTACGGAGCAGCAGGCTGCCGCGCTGGAGCAAACGGCGGCGAGCATGGAAGAGATTACCGCCACGGTGAAACACAATGCCAACAATGCCCATCAAGCCACAACGCTGACAGAAAATGCCACGAAGATAGCTCTGCGCGGTGAATCGCTGGTCAGTCAGGTGGTTCAGACTATGTCGCAGATTGATGATAGTGCGAAGAAGATTGGCGACATTACCGCCATGATTAACAGCATCGCTTTCCAGACCAACATTCTGGCGCTGAACGCAGCGGTGGAGGCGGCGCGAGCGGGTGAGCAGGGAAGAGGATTCGCCGTCGTGGCATCTGAAGTTCGCAGTCTGGCACAGCGCAGCGCTAGCGCTGTGAAAGAGATTGCCGCTCTGATTGAGGAATCCAGCCAGCGCGTTGAAAGTGGCGTTAAGCTGGTGAACGACGCGGGTAAAACCATGCAGGATATGACGCATGCCGTCAACTCGGTACAAAGTATTATCGGTGAAATTGTCACCGCATCGGATGAGCAAGCGAAAGGCATCAGTCAGGTAACGATTGCCGTCAATGAAATGGATGGCGTAACGCAGCAAAACTCCGCACTGGTACAGCAGATGTCTGCCGCCGCCAGTTCGCTGGAAGATCAGTCCATGCTGTTGGCGCAAACGATAGAGCATTTCCGTCTGGAACAGCAGCACGCTTTACCTCATGCGTTATTGAGATAA
- a CDS encoding IS630 family transposase, which translates to MPIIAVIPDEERQLMRKEIQQTRDKNYARRLIAMLMLHRGMTVTDVARLLCAARSSVGRWINWFTLHGIEGLQSLRSGRAPRWPVADILQVLPLLVQRSPQDFGWLRSRWSTELCITTPGHNQKHYLAGALHSDTRRVHYVGGNSKCSDLFINLLEALRRTYRRAKTLTIVVDNYIIHKSHKVERWLEKNKKFRLLFLPTYSPWLNPIELLWLSLHETITRNHQCRYMWQLLGRVNQFMNAASPFPGNHHGLAKVER; encoded by the coding sequence ATGCCGATCATAGCAGTAATCCCTGATGAAGAACGACAACTGATGCGTAAAGAAATCCAGCAGACACGCGATAAAAATTACGCCAGACGACTCATTGCCATGCTGATGTTGCATCGCGGGATGACCGTCACCGACGTTGCCAGACTGCTCTGCGCTGCCCGCTCATCCGTCGGTCGATGGATTAATTGGTTTACTTTACATGGTATTGAAGGACTACAAAGTCTCAGGTCCGGACGTGCTCCCCGGTGGCCTGTCGCTGATATTCTTCAGGTTCTTCCACTGCTGGTACAACGCTCTCCGCAGGATTTCGGCTGGCTGCGTTCCCGATGGAGCACTGAGTTATGTATTACTACGCCGGGACATAACCAAAAACATTATCTGGCAGGTGCACTGCATTCGGACACGAGGCGAGTCCATTATGTCGGCGGTAACAGCAAGTGCTCTGATTTATTTATCAATCTGTTAGAGGCATTACGGCGCACATACCGGCGAGCAAAAACGCTCACGATAGTGGTAGATAACTACATTATCCATAAAAGCCACAAGGTGGAGCGCTGGCTGGAGAAAAACAAGAAGTTCAGGTTGTTGTTCCTGCCAACGTATTCGCCGTGGCTGAATCCAATAGAATTGCTGTGGCTGTCGTTGCACGAAACCATAACGCGTAACCATCAGTGCCGATATATGTGGCAATTGCTGGGTCGGGTAAATCAATTTATGAATGCGGCCTCACCGTTCCCCGGCAATCATCATGGTCTGGCTAAAGTGGAGCGATAA
- a CDS encoding MFS transporter — protein sequence MTTKPAINKFALFGLMFIPGFTWATWVTRTPVMRDVLNASTETIGMILFGFSCGSMLGVLAAGKVINVLGIRKTMASGFLLLLLGLLVLAVSLSIRSTPCAFMGLLIFGAGVGLVDIAINIEGAAFEQHLKKSIMTTLHGFFSLGTLVGALAGMAMTAFGVNTTMHFIVVVALSILIAILLMRQMPWLSDLASSGQEEKGNYTAQVFNELKDSRLLILGVVILAMALAEGSANDWLPLLMIDGHNFGHTTGTLVYVGFTAGMTLGRFAGGYFVDRFGKVNVLRFSAASAALGLTLVIFSDAPLLAAAAVIFWGIGASLGFPLTISAAGSGENSAVRVTIAATLGYFAFLVGPPALGFLGEVAGLRIAMLPVLVMVILAFICSSSARDRATRTASETPY from the coding sequence ATGACCACAAAACCCGCTATCAATAAATTCGCACTGTTTGGGCTGATGTTCATTCCCGGTTTTACGTGGGCAACGTGGGTGACCCGAACCCCTGTGATGCGTGATGTTCTGAATGCTTCAACGGAAACCATCGGCATGATCCTGTTCGGTTTTTCATGTGGTTCCATGCTCGGTGTATTGGCCGCGGGTAAAGTCATTAACGTCCTCGGCATTCGTAAAACCATGGCCAGTGGATTTCTGCTGCTTCTGCTTGGGTTACTTGTGCTTGCCGTTTCACTTTCGATCCGGAGCACGCCCTGCGCCTTTATGGGACTACTAATTTTCGGGGCGGGTGTCGGCTTGGTTGATATCGCCATCAACATTGAAGGTGCGGCGTTTGAGCAACACCTGAAGAAAAGCATAATGACAACGCTGCACGGCTTCTTTAGCCTGGGAACGCTGGTTGGTGCACTGGCAGGGATGGCGATGACGGCTTTTGGCGTCAATACGACGATGCATTTTATCGTCGTGGTTGCACTGTCGATACTTATCGCTATTTTGCTGATGCGCCAAATGCCATGGTTGAGCGATTTGGCCAGTTCCGGGCAAGAAGAAAAGGGGAACTACACGGCTCAGGTTTTCAACGAACTTAAAGACAGCCGATTGTTGATTCTGGGTGTGGTAATTCTGGCGATGGCGCTTGCGGAAGGTTCAGCCAATGACTGGCTGCCGTTACTGATGATCGATGGCCACAATTTCGGTCACACGACGGGGACGCTGGTTTATGTCGGGTTTACTGCGGGTATGACGCTGGGCCGTTTTGCTGGAGGATATTTTGTCGATCGCTTCGGCAAGGTCAATGTCCTCCGATTCAGTGCCGCCTCCGCCGCATTAGGGCTAACGCTGGTTATCTTCTCCGATGCGCCACTGCTGGCTGCTGCCGCCGTTATCTTCTGGGGTATTGGTGCATCGCTGGGGTTCCCGCTCACGATTTCCGCCGCAGGAAGTGGAGAAAACAGTGCTGTTCGCGTTACGATTGCCGCAACATTAGGCTACTTTGCGTTTCTCGTGGGCCCGCCGGCATTGGGCTTTCTAGGCGAGGTTGCGGGGTTACGCATCGCCATGCTGCCGGTGCTTGTCATGGTGATTCTGGCCTTTATTTGTTCTTCTTCCGCTCGCGATCGTGCGACCAGAACGGCATCAGAAACCCCATACTGA
- a CDS encoding NADH-dependent flavin oxidoreductase, whose amino-acid sequence MKHAALFEKLSLGQGITLRNRIVMAPMTTWSGNDDGTVSEDEEAYYRLRVKDIGLVITGCTHVQENGIGFTGEFAAYDDKFIPSLKRLAAAAKSGGAPAILQVFHAGVKTRPDLVSDIVAASAVPGDAGPSAPSVTPRELQNEEVLMVVQAFGEATRRAIEAGFDGVELHGAHGFLLQNFFSPHFNQRTDCWGGSPDNRMRFPLAVASEVRKTISEHATGPFLLGYRITLDESHEDGLRIKDSLQLIDNLIDVGINYLHVSLGNALEARPVDGPNGPKIIEIVRDHLDGRIPFIAAGQIRTPEQADDALAAGLSLAAIGQGLVMNPDWVRIASGESSDPIALDVAACDVESLAIPRKLWGIIEDTTGWFNVR is encoded by the coding sequence ATGAAACACGCTGCACTTTTTGAAAAACTCTCACTGGGTCAGGGTATTACTTTACGTAACCGTATTGTCATGGCACCGATGACGACCTGGTCTGGTAACGACGACGGCACGGTGTCTGAAGATGAAGAGGCTTATTACCGTTTACGTGTGAAGGATATTGGTCTGGTCATTACCGGTTGCACGCATGTACAGGAAAATGGCATTGGATTTACCGGTGAGTTTGCTGCTTATGATGACAAATTTATTCCCAGCTTAAAGCGGCTTGCTGCAGCAGCAAAAAGCGGTGGGGCACCGGCGATTCTGCAAGTTTTCCACGCAGGTGTCAAAACCCGACCCGATCTCGTCTCTGACATTGTGGCTGCGAGCGCCGTTCCCGGGGATGCCGGTCCGTCGGCTCCCTCCGTCACTCCTCGTGAACTTCAAAATGAGGAAGTTCTCATGGTCGTTCAGGCCTTTGGTGAAGCAACTCGGCGTGCTATTGAAGCTGGTTTTGATGGTGTTGAACTCCATGGCGCACATGGCTTTTTACTGCAGAATTTCTTCTCACCACATTTTAATCAACGCACCGATTGCTGGGGTGGTTCTCCTGATAACCGTATGCGCTTTCCACTCGCCGTTGCCAGTGAAGTGCGTAAAACTATTTCCGAACATGCCACTGGTCCTTTTCTGCTCGGTTATCGGATCACTCTTGATGAATCACATGAAGATGGCTTACGAATAAAAGACTCTCTTCAGCTCATTGATAACTTGATAGATGTTGGTATCAACTATCTTCATGTTTCATTAGGTAATGCGCTGGAAGCTCGGCCAGTCGACGGGCCGAACGGTCCTAAAATCATTGAAATCGTTCGAGACCATCTCGACGGCCGCATACCGTTCATCGCTGCGGGTCAGATCAGGACACCAGAGCAAGCCGACGACGCCCTTGCGGCGGGCCTTTCTCTTGCCGCAATCGGGCAGGGACTAGTTATGAATCCTGACTGGGTTCGGATTGCGAGTGGTGAATCTTCAGATCCGATCGCTCTCGACGTGGCAGCTTGCGACGTCGAGTCACTTGCTATCCCTCGAAAACTGTGGGGCATTATCGAAGACACTACGGGGTGGTTTAACGTTCGGTAA
- a CDS encoding DUF3811 domain-containing protein: MPRLTQKDMTESEQRQLKTLLDQARKKQDRPLTNSESNHIKDDYIDKLMKEREAVAKQARVEKKKNKFKPDSSTTYEWSANTNLRGRR; this comes from the coding sequence ATGCCCAGACTGACTCAGAAAGACATGACAGAAAGTGAACAACGTCAACTCAAGACGTTACTCGATCAAGCGAGAAAAAAACAGGATCGTCCACTGACCAACTCTGAGAGTAATCATATTAAAGATGATTACATCGATAAACTGATGAAGGAACGTGAAGCCGTGGCAAAGCAAGCGCGGGTCGAGAAGAAGAAAAATAAATTCAAGCCTGATTCCTCTACAACTTATGAGTGGTCTGCTAATACGAATTTACGAGGACGCCGCTAG
- a CDS encoding patatin, producing MVNFAEEKDEGKILRILSLDGGGAKGFYTLGVLKEIESSIETPLHQKFDLVFGTSTGAIIASLISLGYNIDSILELYRKYVPAIMSKKRAHDRSVALEALAYEVFGDAMFEDVKTGIGVVAAKWSTERPMIFKGNIMQAHGRRKSFIPGFGVSIADAVKASCSAYPFFERTIVRTSLGEEIELIDGGYCANNPTLYAIADAIKAYNIERDSIRVVNIGVGNYPEPKPKLLMRLARKYLVSIQLLQKTLEINTQSMDQLRQIMFDDVPTIRISDSYVAPEMATDLLEHDIKKLDVLFQRGRESFSSHEKELLEYLM from the coding sequence ATGGTTAATTTCGCGGAAGAAAAAGATGAAGGGAAAATATTACGCATACTTTCTCTGGATGGAGGTGGCGCAAAAGGTTTCTATACTCTCGGCGTACTGAAAGAGATAGAGTCGTCGATAGAAACTCCGTTACATCAGAAATTCGATTTGGTTTTTGGTACTAGTACTGGAGCTATAATTGCATCACTAATTTCTTTAGGTTACAATATTGACTCTATTTTAGAACTTTATCGAAAATACGTCCCCGCGATAATGTCAAAAAAGAGAGCTCATGACAGATCTGTTGCATTAGAGGCGTTAGCATACGAGGTTTTCGGTGATGCGATGTTTGAGGATGTAAAAACAGGCATAGGAGTTGTGGCTGCTAAGTGGTCAACTGAACGTCCTATGATTTTCAAAGGAAATATAATGCAGGCCCATGGACGGAGAAAATCGTTCATTCCGGGATTTGGTGTTAGTATCGCCGATGCAGTCAAAGCTTCTTGTTCCGCTTACCCATTTTTTGAACGTACTATCGTTCGGACCTCCTTAGGAGAGGAGATAGAACTTATTGATGGTGGTTACTGTGCTAATAACCCTACTTTATATGCTATCGCAGATGCAATTAAGGCTTATAATATTGAGCGGGATAGTATTCGCGTGGTTAATATTGGTGTTGGTAATTACCCAGAACCCAAGCCTAAATTGCTTATGCGTTTAGCTAGAAAGTACTTGGTTAGTATACAATTATTGCAAAAAACATTAGAGATAAATACGCAGTCTATGGATCAACTGCGTCAAATAATGTTTGATGATGTGCCAACTATCCGAATTAGTGACTCATATGTTGCGCCTGAAATGGCAACCGACCTACTCGAGCATGATATCAAAAAACTTGATGTCCTCTTTCAACGAGGGAGAGAGTCATTTTCTTCTCATGAGAAAGAGCTTTTAGAATACTTGATGTAA